One segment of Curtobacterium poinsettiae DNA contains the following:
- a CDS encoding dipeptidase has protein sequence MTDSEQHSPATDPALLDALREHVQGALPTTIADLSALVRLPSVSWSAFDPANVQASAEAVADLARSTGVFADDAVRIVRSAVDGSTADAEASGAELGQPAVLAVRPARNGKPTVMLYAHHDVQPQGDEALWETPPFEPTLRGDRLYGRGASDDKAGVMTHIASLRAVHARFGDDLDLGIVLFVEGEEESGSRSFRTFLREQKEHLAADVIVVADSDNWSTEVPSITVSLRGNVTFKLTLTTLEHASHSGMFGGAAPDAMIPMVRLLASLHDADGSVAVEGLTSYEADVPERSEDELAVDAALVAGVRPIGTGAVLSRMWFQPSITVTGMDVPSVANASNTLLPTVSARVSVRVAPGQDARQAYTAVERHLREHVPFGARMEITEPDSGDGFLVDTAGWAVQEARTAMREGWGAEAVEQGIGGSIPFVSDLAAEFPDAQILVTGVEDPDTRAHSPNESQHLGVLHRAIASETILLARLATRS, from the coding sequence ATGACCGACAGCGAACAGCACAGCCCCGCGACCGACCCCGCGCTCCTCGACGCCCTGCGCGAACACGTGCAGGGGGCACTGCCGACGACGATCGCCGACCTGTCCGCGCTGGTGCGGCTGCCGTCGGTCTCGTGGTCGGCGTTCGACCCGGCGAACGTGCAGGCGAGCGCCGAGGCCGTCGCGGACCTCGCGCGGTCGACGGGCGTCTTCGCGGACGACGCGGTGCGCATCGTCCGCTCGGCCGTCGACGGCTCGACGGCGGACGCCGAGGCCTCCGGTGCGGAGCTCGGCCAGCCCGCGGTCCTCGCGGTGCGCCCGGCGCGGAACGGCAAGCCGACGGTGATGCTCTACGCCCACCACGACGTGCAGCCCCAGGGCGACGAGGCCCTGTGGGAGACGCCGCCGTTCGAGCCGACCCTGCGCGGTGACCGCCTGTACGGCCGCGGCGCCTCGGACGACAAGGCCGGTGTGATGACGCACATCGCGTCGCTCCGCGCGGTGCACGCCCGGTTCGGGGACGACCTCGACCTCGGGATCGTGCTGTTCGTCGAGGGCGAGGAGGAGTCCGGCTCCCGCTCGTTCCGCACGTTCCTGCGCGAGCAGAAGGAGCACCTCGCCGCAGACGTCATCGTCGTGGCGGACAGCGACAACTGGTCGACCGAGGTGCCGTCGATCACGGTCTCGCTGCGCGGCAACGTCACCTTCAAGCTCACCCTGACCACGCTCGAGCACGCCAGCCACAGCGGCATGTTCGGGGGAGCGGCCCCGGACGCGATGATCCCGATGGTGCGGCTGCTCGCCTCGCTGCACGACGCCGACGGCTCGGTCGCCGTCGAGGGGCTGACCTCGTACGAGGCCGACGTGCCGGAGCGCTCCGAGGACGAACTCGCCGTCGACGCCGCTCTCGTTGCCGGTGTGCGCCCGATCGGCACCGGCGCCGTGCTGTCCCGCATGTGGTTCCAGCCGTCGATCACGGTGACCGGCATGGACGTGCCCAGCGTCGCGAACGCCTCGAACACCCTGCTGCCCACGGTCTCGGCACGGGTCTCGGTCCGCGTCGCCCCCGGACAGGACGCTCGCCAGGCCTACACGGCCGTCGAGCGGCACCTGCGCGAGCACGTCCCGTTCGGTGCGCGCATGGAGATCACCGAGCCGGACAGCGGCGACGGGTTCCTCGTCGACACCGCCGGCTGGGCCGTCCAGGAGGCCCGCACGGCGATGCGCGAGGGCTGGGGTGCAGAGGCGGTCGAGCAGGGCATCGGCGGGTCGATCCCGTTCGTGTCCGACCTCGCCGCGGAGTTCCCGGACGCGCAGATCCTGGTCACCGGCGTCGAGGACCCGGACACCCGAGCGCACAGCCCGAACGAGTCGCAGCACCTCGGTGTCCTGCACCGTGCCATCGCGTCCGAGACGATCCTGCTCGCCAGGCTCGCGACGCGCAGCTGA
- the coxB gene encoding cytochrome c oxidase subunit II, which produces MRSNRRIRWAAVPVAVGLVIALAGCTQQQMNGWLPGTEETKDVTNHTSRIVGLWTTSWVVLLAVGLIVWGLVIWAAIVYRRRKGQTGLPVQMRYNMPLEIFYTIVPLILVLGFFAFTAKDQAAIEKPFADPDATVHVYGKRWAWDFNYINKDNPEESVYYQGIQAQEEENANGAIDESQLPTLYLPKGKKVAIELSSRDVDHSFWVIDFLYKKDMLPGKTNWEYFIPEKLGTYQGKCAELCGEYHSLMLFQVKVVTPAQYQDYLDTLKDQGKVGLLGDEYNTNTNEPNNKAPVEASSENK; this is translated from the coding sequence GTGCGTTCGAATCGCCGTATACGTTGGGCGGCCGTCCCGGTGGCCGTCGGTCTGGTCATCGCACTGGCTGGCTGCACGCAGCAGCAGATGAACGGATGGCTCCCCGGGACGGAGGAGACGAAGGACGTCACCAACCACACCAGTCGCATCGTCGGCCTGTGGACCACGAGCTGGGTCGTTCTCCTCGCCGTCGGACTCATCGTCTGGGGCCTCGTCATCTGGGCCGCGATCGTCTACCGACGCCGGAAGGGCCAGACCGGCCTGCCCGTGCAGATGCGGTACAACATGCCGCTCGAGATCTTCTACACGATCGTGCCGCTGATCCTCGTGCTCGGCTTCTTCGCCTTCACCGCGAAGGACCAGGCCGCGATCGAGAAGCCCTTCGCCGACCCGGACGCCACCGTGCACGTGTACGGCAAGCGCTGGGCCTGGGACTTCAACTACATCAACAAGGACAACCCCGAAGAGAGCGTCTACTACCAGGGCATCCAAGCCCAGGAAGAAGAGAACGCCAACGGGGCGATCGACGAGTCGCAGCTGCCGACCCTCTACCTGCCGAAGGGCAAGAAGGTCGCGATCGAGCTCTCCTCGCGCGACGTCGACCACTCCTTCTGGGTCATCGACTTCCTGTACAAGAAGGACATGCTCCCGGGCAAGACCAACTGGGAGTACTTCATCCCGGAGAAGCTCGGCACCTACCAGGGCAAGTGCGCGGAGCTCTGCGGTGAGTACCACTCGCTGATGCTCTTCCAGGTGAAGGTCGTCACGCCGGCGCAGTACCAGGACTACCTCGACACCCTGAAGGACCAGGGCAAGGTCGGCCTGCTCGGCGACGAGTACAACACCAACACCAACGAACCGAACAACAAGGCGCCGGTCGAGGCGTCCAGCGAGAACAAGTAG
- a CDS encoding HesB/IscA family protein, with protein sequence MSDTITEAPATETPSHGVLLSDAAAGKVANLLEQEGRDDLRLRLAVQPGGCSGLIYQLYFDERLLDGDVTAEFDGVEVVVDKMSVPYLDGATIDFEDTIQKQGFTIDNPNAQGSCACGDSFH encoded by the coding sequence ATGAGCGACACCATCACCGAAGCACCGGCGACCGAGACCCCGTCGCACGGCGTCCTCCTGAGCGACGCCGCCGCCGGCAAGGTGGCGAACCTGCTCGAGCAGGAGGGCCGCGACGACCTGCGCCTGCGCCTCGCGGTCCAGCCCGGTGGCTGCTCCGGCCTGATCTACCAGCTGTACTTCGACGAGCGCCTGCTCGACGGTGACGTCACCGCCGAGTTCGACGGGGTCGAGGTCGTCGTCGACAAGATGAGCGTCCCGTACCTCGACGGTGCGACGATCGACTTCGAGGACACGATCCAGAAGCAGGGCTTCACGATCGACAACCCCAACGCGCAGGGCAGCTGCGCCTGCGGAGACAGCTTCCACTGA